The following are from one region of the Fusarium verticillioides 7600 chromosome 1, whole genome shotgun sequence genome:
- a CDS encoding DNA repair protein REV1, translated as MGSVLEKNSSQVRKRIETHKFEDERGEEYEGSEFNGFNDYFRRKKIKLQNLDAEIRASSDKPQIFKGIVVHVTGYTQPPLHVLHREIVQHGGGFLQYLDSKTMATHIVASTLPPKKSVEFSRYRIVKPAWIIESIKAGQILPWSDYRVLDEGPRQKVLKFDVSSGLSPSTPRTKQGYREQTENSFYANQFKASSFPSQSLSQAAEKARTPVRPPNGVDTKLLRADVNNSYVKKPVAPPDVSPKGQPDVASLDLETTDGEMLGSETGILPVSVAPSIHTHPDTSKPLTSEEHNAMLLSDPRLRKSSTANPDFLRQYYSESRLHHLSTWKAELKSKMQRLAAEKGQSCLHAKKRLSRRRYVMHVDFDSFFCAVSLKKSPEYIDKPAVVAHSTGSGSEIASCNYPAREFGVKNGMWMKSALEVCPELKVLPYDFPAYEEASRLFYESILEIGGLVQSVSIDEALVDITSIVLANPNSEGTGSDTENTAREHAMADKLAKNLRDKVKSLTGCHVSVGIGANILQAKVALRKAKPAGQYQLKSENVLHIMGDLKVDQLPGVARSIGGKLEDIGVTHVKDLREISKERLTSILGPKTGEKLWEYARGIDRSEVGEQPPRKSVSAEVNWGIRFICQLEAEEFVFNLCKELEKRLSSENVKGRQFTMKIMRRAIDAPLDPPKSLGHGKCDTFNKSITFGVATNDGQAIGKEAVNILRSWKFSPGDLRGIGVQMTKLEPVKFNFAAPGGSQKKLAFGTFTKPSPAREASSAEQIDEIESPGKQRQTPSRDICQDPIADDPLTPRKQKVHPAMALTKASDDDVKAKTPLNVSGTQFIIPSNTDATILAELPNSIHHKLMAQGSRISGIRIKSPITESRSQDCMPSDACPTQVDPEVFNALPDQVKTEILATYGRKTRQTTPLKSPHKDSATELRKHSTPSKRGRPRGLFDKAQRQQDAQAGPLQTNCLSLNQVGDAFEDEDIEELDPEFLAELPEEVRKEVIEEHRKRQRARETSLEIPLRRSSTPDPEGLLPGGQFRIQFPVLPRKISFSTSGVTSTLEIKDMIDAWHSDTRRLGPHRRDLAVLEDFLVKVIQEERDLEKATKLVKWLDVIVEQDGRRGRGQEVWETIG; from the exons ATGGGGAGTGTTCTTGAGAAAAACTCCTCGCAAGTTAGAAAGCGTATCGAAACGCACAAATTCGAAgatgaaagaggagaagaatacGAGGGCAGTGAATTCAATGGGTTCAACGACTATTTCAGGcgcaagaagatcaagcttcaaAACCTCGATGCTGAAATACGTGCCAGCTCAGACAAACCTCAAATATTCAAAGGAATTGTTGTTCACGTTACTGGATATACCCAACCCCCATTGCATGT TCTTCATCGTGAGATTGTGCAGCATGGTGGTGGGTTTCTGCAATACCTGGATTCGAAAACAATGGCGACTCATATCGTTGCCTCGACGCTCCCGCCCAAGAAATCTGTCGAGTTCAGCCGGTACCGGATCGTTAAACCGGCATGGATCATAGAATCTATCAAGGCTGGGCAAATTCTCCCGTGGTCTGACTATCGGGTTCTGGATGAAGGACCAAGGCAAAAAGTTCTCAAGTTCGACGTTAGTAGCGGCCTGTCACCGTCAACCCCTCGTACGAAACAAGGCTACCGTGAACAAACAGAGAACAGTTTCTACGCGAACCAATTCaaagcatcttctttccctAGCCAGTCTCTAAGTCAAGCTGCTGAGAAAGCTCGGACCCCTGTTCGTCCTCCGAATGGTGTAGACACGAAACTTCTAAGGGCAGATGTCAATAATTCCTACGTTAAGAAGCCAGTAGCTCCCCCAGATGTGTCTCCTAAGGGTCAGCCAGATGTGGCTTCACTAGATTTAGAGACAACTGATGGCGAAATGTTGGGATCGGAAACAGGAATTCTTCCTGTGTCTGTAGCACCATCCATACATACACACCCGGACacctcgaagccattgacatCCGAGGAGCATAATGCAATGTTATTGTCTGACCCCAGGTTAAGGAAGTCCTCAACGGCAAATCCGGATTTCCTTAGACAGTACTACTCCGAAAGTCGACTACATCATCTCTCAACATGGAAAGCCGAGCTGAAATCGAAGATGCAACGGCTTGCTGCAGAAAAGGGTCAATCTTGTCTGCACGCCAAGAAGCGACTTTCCCGGAGACGATACGTCATgcatgttgactttgacagcttcttctgtgcaGTTTCATTAAAGAAAAGTCCCGAGTATATCGATAAACCAGCTGTCGTCGCCCACAGCACAGGTTCCGGGTCGGAAATTGCAAGCTGCAACTATCCTGCACGAGAATTTGGCGTTAAGAATGGGATGTGGATGAAATCGGCACTTGAAGTGTGCCCCGAACTAAAGGTGCTCCCCTATGATTTTCCTGCATACGAAGAGGCGAGCCGTCTATTTTATGAGTCAATCTTAGAAATTGGCGGCTTGGTGCAGAGTGTGAGtattgatgaggctctcgtGGACATAACGTCAATCGTTTTGGCAAATCCTAACTCTGAGGGCACGGGCTCTGATACCGAAAACACGGCTCGGGAGCATGCCATGGCAGACAAACTTGCAAAGAATCTTCGCGACAAGGTCAAATCTCTGACGGGTTGCCACGTTTCGGTCGGCATTGGAGCAAACATATTGCAAGCCAAAGTGGCACTTCGGAAAGCCAAACCTGCAGGTCAATATCAACTGAAATCTGAAAATGTCTTGCACATAATGGGGGATCTCAAAGTGGACCAGCTTCCTGGGGTTGCACGGAGTATTGGTGGGAAGCTTGAGGACATCGGTGTTACTCACGTTAAAGACCTGCGAGAGATTTCGAAAGAGCGCCTCACATCAATTCTTGGACCCAAAACAGGCGAGAAACTCTGGGAATATGCCCGCGGTATTGATCGTtcagaagttggagaacaaCCACCTCGAAAATCCGTCTCAGCAGAAGTTAACTGGGGCATCCGATTCATCTGCCAGCTGGAAGCAGAAGAATTCGTCTTTAATTTGTgcaaggaacttgagaagagactcTCGAGTGAAAACGTTAAAGGACGTCAGTTcacgatgaagatcatgaggAGAGCGATAGACGCTCCTCTGGACCCTCCGAAATCGTTAGGACACGGTAAATGTGACACGTTCAACAAGAGCATTACCTTCGGGGTAGCCACCAATGATGGCCAAGCAATCGGCAAGGAGGCCGTCAACATACTACGGTCTTGGAAATTCAGCCCTGGTGATTTGCGTGGAATCGGAGTACAAATGACGAAGCTGGAACCTGTCAAATTCAACTTTGCGGCCCCTGGTGGTAGCCAGAAAAAGTTGGCTTTCGGGACGTTTACAAAACCGTCACCAGCCCGGGAAGCTTCCTCAGCGGAGCAAATTGATGAAATCGAGAGCCCTGGAAAACAGAGGCAGACACCGAGCCGTGATATTTGTCAGGATCCTATCGCTGATGATCCATTGACACCTCGAAAGCAAAAGGTCCATCCTGCTATGGCCCTGACCAAGGccagcgacgatgatgtgaaAGCAAAGACGCCTCTGAATGTTTCTGGAACCCAGTTTATTATTCCTAGTAACACGGACGCCACCATCCTTGCAGAGCTCCCCAACAGCATTCACCATAAACTGATGGCCCAGGGGTCACGAATATCAGGTATCCGCATCAAGTCTCCTATAACCGAATCAAGATCCCAGGACTGCATGCCATCTGACGCATGCCCAACTCAAGTTGATCCGGAAGTTTTTAATGCGTTACCGGATCAAGTGAAGACCGAGATCCTGGCCACGTACGGACGAAAAACCAGGCAAACGACACCTTTAAAGTCTCCACATAAGGATAGTGCAACGGAATTGAGGAAACACTCTACTCCATCGAAACGCGGTCGGCCACGGGGGTTATTTGACAAAGCTCAGCGGCAACAGGATGCCCAAGCTGGTCCTTTACAAACCAACTGCCTTTCGCTGAATCAAGTTGGCGACGCtttcgaggatgaagatattgaaGAGCTGGATCCAGAATTTCTCGCCGAGCTACCTGAAGAAGTGCGAAAAGAGGTCATTGAGGAACATAGAAAGCGTCAGAGAGCCAGAGAGACAAGTTTGGAGATACCTTTGCGTAGGAGCAGCACGCCCGATCCTGAAGGACTATTGCCAGGTGGCCAGTTTAGAATCCAATTTCCTGTATTGCCACGCAAGATCTCATTTTCTACCTCAGGAGTTACCTCAACACTGGAGATTAAAGATATGATAGATGCTTGGCATTCAGACACAAGAAGGTTGGGCCCGCATCGCCGGGACTTAGCGGTTCTGGAAGATTTCCTAGTAAAGGTCATCCAGGAAGAACGCGATTTGGAAAAAGCGACCAAGTTGGTCAAGTGGTTGGATGTGATAGTTGAGCAGGATGGTAGAAGGGGGCGAGGACAGGAGGTTTGGGAGACGATCGGTTGA
- a CDS encoding DNA glycosylase has product MSEAQVPVWLDCDPGHDDAFAILLAAYHPQIRLLGVSTVFGNASLENTTHNAASILTAIGMHDIPLYIGLGKALERPALHAPTDIHGVSGLDGTDLLPEPLVTPSPIPAVEAMAEALRAQPPGTAWIVATGALTNVGALLRAYPELTSHIKGISLMGGSIGDNFSDAPLGEVDGRPRIGNYTPWAEFNILVDPEAAATVFHTKEIAAKTTIVPLDLSHQVLATSEVREMLLYGPDAERTGPGKTTLRTMLVELLYFFAQTYADTFGITAGPPLHDPIAVAAVLVDTENEIPFLEWDAKHSQPPEHNERFEVTVITEGTFEEAKEGKQTGRTLAKLLPPGQQGVKIPRGVDTAKFWEVIEECIERADAKNAALALAK; this is encoded by the exons ATGTCTGAAGCTCAGGTTCCTGTTTGGCTGGATTGTGATCCAGGTCATGAT GACGCTTTCGCCATTCTTCTGGCAGCCTATCATCCTCAGATCAGATTGCTCGGCGTCTCAACGGTCTTTGGGAATGCATCTCTTGA AAACACAACGCATAATGCTGCCTCTATTCTCACCGCCATTGGTATGCATGATATTCCTCTCTATATCGGCCTGGGTAAGGCTCTTGAACGTCCTGCCCTTCATGCACCAACGGATATCCACGGTGTTTCTGGCTTAGATGGCACCGACCTTCTTCCTGAGCCACTTGTGACCCCATCTCCTATCCCGGCTGTTGAGGCAATGGCAGAGGCCCTGCGTGCTCAACCCCCTGGTACAGCGTGGATTGTTGCAACTGGTGCGCTGACGAACGTTGGGGCTCTGCTCCGTGCGTATCCAGAGCTTACCAGTCACATTAAGGGTATCAGTCTTATGGGAGGCTCTATTGGCGACAATTTCTCAGATGCACCGCTCGGCGAAGTTGATGGTCGCCCTAGAATCGGAAACTACACGCCTTGGGCTGAGTTCAACATCCTCGTTGACCCAGAAGCTGCTGCTACGGTGTTCCATACCAAAGAGATCGCTGCTAAAACTACGATTGTGCCCCTGGATCTCAGCCATCAGGTGTTGGCGACGTCGGAGGTGAGAGAGATGCTGTTGTATGGCCCTGATGCTGAGCGGACAGGTCCCGGGAAGACCACTCTCCGTACCATGCTTGTTGAGCTCCTTTACTTCTTTGCTCAAACATATGC TGATACCTTCGGTATTACCGCTGGACCCCCTCTGCATGATCCtattgctgttgctgctgtacTTGTCGACACCGAAAATGAGATTCCCTTCCTCGAGTGGGACGCCAAGCACAGCCAGCCCCCTGAGCATAATGAACGCTTCGAAGTCACAGTCATAACTGAGGGCACGTTTGAAGAGGCTAAGGAGGGTAAGCAGACCGGTCGCACATTGGCCAAGTTGCTTCCACCAGGTCAACAAGGTGTTAAAATTCCTCGGGGAGTCGACACTGCCAAATTCTGGGAGGTTATCGAAGAGTGCATTGAGCGAGCAGATGCAAAAAATGCTGCTCTTGCGCTTGCGAAGTAG
- a CDS encoding DNA glycosylase, whose amino-acid sequence MHDIPLYIGLGKALERPALHAPTDIHGVSGLDGTDLLPEPLVTPSPIPAVEAMAEALRAQPPGTAWIVATGALTNVGALLRAYPELTSHIKGISLMGGSIGDNFSDAPLGEVDGRPRIGNYTPWAEFNILVDPEAAATVFHTKEIAAKTTIVPLDLSHQVLATSEVREMLLYGPDAERTGPGKTTLRTMLVELLYFFAQTYADTFGITAGPPLHDPIAVAAVLVDTENEIPFLEWDAKHSQPPEHNERFEVTVITEGTFEEAKEGKQTGRTLAKLLPPGQQGVKIPRGVDTAKFWEVIEECIERADAKNAALALAK is encoded by the exons ATGCATGATATTCCTCTCTATATCGGCCTGGGTAAGGCTCTTGAACGTCCTGCCCTTCATGCACCAACGGATATCCACGGTGTTTCTGGCTTAGATGGCACCGACCTTCTTCCTGAGCCACTTGTGACCCCATCTCCTATCCCGGCTGTTGAGGCAATGGCAGAGGCCCTGCGTGCTCAACCCCCTGGTACAGCGTGGATTGTTGCAACTGGTGCGCTGACGAACGTTGGGGCTCTGCTCCGTGCGTATCCAGAGCTTACCAGTCACATTAAGGGTATCAGTCTTATGGGAGGCTCTATTGGCGACAATTTCTCAGATGCACCGCTCGGCGAAGTTGATGGTCGCCCTAGAATCGGAAACTACACGCCTTGGGCTGAGTTCAACATCCTCGTTGACCCAGAAGCTGCTGCTACGGTGTTCCATACCAAAGAGATCGCTGCTAAAACTACGATTGTGCCCCTGGATCTCAGCCATCAGGTGTTGGCGACGTCGGAGGTGAGAGAGATGCTGTTGTATGGCCCTGATGCTGAGCGGACAGGTCCCGGGAAGACCACTCTCCGTACCATGCTTGTTGAGCTCCTTTACTTCTTTGCTCAAACATATGC TGATACCTTCGGTATTACCGCTGGACCCCCTCTGCATGATCCtattgctgttgctgctgtacTTGTCGACACCGAAAATGAGATTCCCTTCCTCGAGTGGGACGCCAAGCACAGCCAGCCCCCTGAGCATAATGAACGCTTCGAAGTCACAGTCATAACTGAGGGCACGTTTGAAGAGGCTAAGGAGGGTAAGCAGACCGGTCGCACATTGGCCAAGTTGCTTCCACCAGGTCAACAAGGTGTTAAAATTCCTCGGGGAGTCGACACTGCCAAATTCTGGGAGGTTATCGAAGAGTGCATTGAGCGAGCAGATGCAAAAAATGCTGCTCTTGCGCTTGCGAAGTAG